From a region of the Synechococcus sp. PCC 7502 genome:
- a CDS encoding isoprenylcysteine carboxylmethyltransferase family protein, whose amino-acid sequence MTNSLVPVSVLIFFLSGFVLPLVRLWLQTGTFAMAFSRNRDPIQKLVGAAIAFYMTAFCVWAIFYAVLGDSALGVWELPVTIQSIGWVVLSLGLGLTITGQAQMGLSWRMGVDPQPTGLVTSGLFQFSRNPIYTGMLTTLGAYLLLTPCPWLVMGWCQFTLLISLQTRYEEAALIKVHGDRYLQYAATVGRFFPNIGTLEVVETPSVI is encoded by the coding sequence ATGACTAATTCCTTAGTGCCTGTAAGTGTACTGATCTTTTTTTTAAGTGGTTTTGTTTTACCCTTAGTAAGACTATGGTTGCAAACTGGAACCTTTGCCATGGCATTTAGCCGTAACCGTGATCCGATTCAAAAACTAGTGGGAGCAGCGATCGCCTTTTACATGACCGCTTTTTGTGTTTGGGCAATTTTCTATGCAGTTCTAGGTGATTCAGCTTTAGGAGTATGGGAACTACCTGTAACAATTCAAAGTATCGGTTGGGTAGTTTTAAGCTTAGGTCTAGGGTTGACAATTACAGGACAGGCACAAATGGGGTTATCGTGGCGGATGGGAGTTGATCCGCAACCCACTGGATTAGTAACAAGTGGCTTATTTCAATTTAGCCGTAATCCCATTTACACAGGCATGCTTACCACTTTAGGGGCATATTTACTTTTAACTCCCTGCCCTTGGCTAGTGATGGGTTGGTGTCAATTTACTTTATTAATTTCTCTGCAAACTCGTTACGAAGAAGCAGCCTTAATTAAGGTGCATGGCGATCGCTATCTGCAATATGCCGCTACAGTTGGGCGTTTTTTTCCCAATATTGGAACATTAGAAGTAGTAGAAACTCCCAGCGTAATTTAG
- a CDS encoding aromatic ring-hydroxylating dioxygenase subunit alpha: MVASTQPPQIDTSQTTSQTKILKNFWYGIEHSASVSTKPKSITFMGHDLVLYRGSNGQAIALDGRCVHRGTDLGAGWVEGDCIHCPYHGWKYESNGACSLIPANQPGVVIPRRAKLQSYPVQEKYGLIWLFWGDLPPEECPSIPILPEFDQAGWRSIHGDFNWEGHYSRVIANTIDMAHAPFVHASAFGRKDSPAVQAYKLESGAWSASGFITFETKPAYSLKFILGNDPPDGIFRATFYMPNVSRVDLQFGRFQFVLFLVHLPVSDRQTITKWLHIRNFILTPLVDGFMRRDVVKTFVQDNQAVKIQAGAAPDDLTVEIHAPSDALELAYRKFYNQAVEMGWV, translated from the coding sequence ATGGTAGCAAGCACTCAACCCCCACAAATTGATACTTCGCAAACGACATCTCAGACCAAAATACTCAAAAATTTCTGGTATGGCATTGAGCATAGTGCCAGTGTTTCTACTAAGCCCAAATCTATAACGTTTATGGGGCATGACTTGGTACTTTATCGCGGTAGTAATGGACAGGCGATCGCCCTAGATGGACGTTGTGTACATAGGGGTACAGACCTAGGTGCAGGTTGGGTGGAAGGTGATTGTATTCATTGTCCCTATCACGGCTGGAAATATGAATCTAACGGTGCTTGTAGTCTTATTCCTGCTAATCAACCCGGTGTAGTGATTCCCCGACGGGCAAAATTACAGTCCTATCCAGTTCAAGAAAAGTATGGTTTGATTTGGCTTTTTTGGGGAGACTTACCACCAGAAGAATGCCCTTCAATTCCCATATTGCCCGAGTTTGATCAAGCCGGTTGGCGGAGTATCCACGGAGATTTTAATTGGGAAGGTCATTACAGTCGAGTTATTGCCAATACCATTGATATGGCTCATGCTCCCTTTGTCCATGCCAGTGCCTTTGGGCGTAAGGATTCACCTGCAGTACAGGCATATAAACTAGAGTCGGGGGCATGGAGTGCCAGTGGTTTTATTACCTTTGAAACTAAACCAGCTTACTCACTTAAATTTATTTTGGGTAACGATCCGCCCGATGGCATTTTTAGGGCGACTTTTTATATGCCTAATGTCTCTAGGGTAGATTTACAATTTGGCAGGTTTCAGTTTGTATTATTCTTGGTGCATCTACCTGTAAGCGATCGCCAAACTATTACCAAATGGCTACATATCCGTAATTTTATTCTGACCCCTTTAGTGGATGGCTTTATGCGGCGAGATGTGGTCAAAACCTTTGTTCAAGATAATCAAGCTGTCAAAATTCAGGCAGGGGCAGCACCCGATGACCTCACAGTCGAAATTCATGCACCCTCGGATGCTTTAGAACTGGCATATCGCAAATTTTATAATCAAGCGGTGGAGATGGGATGGGTTTAA